One Sinorhizobium mexicanum genomic region harbors:
- a CDS encoding LacI family DNA-binding transcriptional regulator, with the protein MANLKQLAQSLGLSITTVSRALDGYSDVSAATRERVREAAEKAGYRPNASARRLRKQRAELVAVTLPSDPGHIGPPHFLDMLSGCAEHLASAGLNLVIAPVPRGESEVEICRRFVDGRRVDAMLLVRTKRRDERVEFLQSRGIPFVTNGRTESLEPHAYIDGDGFAGFLAATRRFQATGHRRIGHIAGPQEYYFAHVRRMGWQAAMDDAGLGSDLCAERAPTEQGGYLAALDLLRRPSRPSALVCATDEMAIGALRALREIDGGDHISVVGHDDLPIGAYTSPSLSTMRMTGENLGASFASLLLRAIAGEPAAELQELHAIEFVDRDSHRRPYVAA; encoded by the coding sequence TTGGCCAATCTGAAACAGCTCGCGCAATCGCTGGGACTGTCGATCACGACGGTTTCCCGTGCGCTCGATGGCTATTCCGATGTCTCCGCGGCCACCCGCGAGCGGGTGCGCGAGGCTGCGGAGAAGGCAGGCTATCGGCCGAACGCGTCTGCCCGCAGGCTCCGCAAGCAGCGTGCCGAACTGGTGGCGGTCACGCTGCCGAGCGACCCTGGACATATCGGCCCGCCGCATTTCCTCGACATGCTCTCCGGTTGCGCCGAACATCTGGCGAGCGCAGGCCTGAACCTCGTCATCGCACCCGTTCCACGCGGCGAGAGCGAAGTGGAAATCTGCCGCCGCTTCGTCGATGGACGCCGTGTTGACGCGATGCTCTTGGTGCGCACCAAGCGGCGCGATGAGCGGGTCGAATTCCTGCAATCGCGCGGCATTCCCTTCGTCACAAACGGCCGCACCGAAAGCCTTGAACCGCATGCCTATATCGATGGCGATGGCTTTGCCGGATTCCTAGCCGCGACCCGGCGCTTCCAGGCGACCGGCCACCGCCGCATCGGCCATATCGCCGGCCCGCAGGAATATTACTTCGCACATGTGCGCCGCATGGGCTGGCAAGCGGCCATGGATGATGCCGGCCTCGGTTCCGACCTCTGCGCCGAGCGAGCGCCAACCGAACAGGGCGGGTATCTCGCAGCCCTCGATCTGCTCCGCCGTCCTTCGAGGCCGAGTGCACTCGTCTGCGCCACCGACGAAATGGCGATCGGCGCGCTCAGGGCTTTGCGCGAGATCGACGGCGGCGATCACATCAGCGTCGTTGGCCACGACGACCTGCCGATCGGCGCCTATACGAGCCCATCGCTGTCGACCATGCGCATGACCGGCGAGAACCTCGGCGCGAGCTTTGCGTCGCTGCTGCTTCGCGCCATCGCCGGCGAACCGGCGGCTGAGCTCCAGGAGCTTCACGCGATCGAGTTCGTCGACCGCGACAGCCACCGCCGCCCGTACGTCGCGGCATAA
- a CDS encoding adenylate/guanylate cyclase domain-containing protein yields MNCHECGYEIQSGFAFCPKCGAKQQNLCPGCGYSCPPHFAFCPQCGTQISASAPSEPRSAPAPRPDVAATAPQVVSPPRSSADSGADRRTVTIVFADLCSFTTLGEQVDPEILQALQNELFEALTEAVEAFGGFVDKFIGDALLALFGAPVAHEDDPERALRAALEMVRRAALVGERWRERIGLPLNLHIGVNTGPVVTGAFGAGGSKSYSVTGDTVNTAQRLQSMAGPDEILVGPMAHRLTRHAFAYETLGAVTLRGKAGSVQVHRMTGALDMPRAARGLDALGLSAPLIGRDKEIGRLRDCLALACGGTAQLVRLTGEAGIGKTRLVNDFLAGLGEEAEFAHVAVRRAGCSPLGEPSYGTLARVLRSAYGISSADTPEQTQEGLSLGLAEIGFPADEIERLMPLFFHILGIGDRDGMLQHIAPEQVRRQLFSAIRAILERRLDQAPLLLVIEDLHWADSASLEALRFVLDRLDRRPLMLLTTQRPDAGPDMLAPGRTSITALRLGPLSAAEGRRLLSAFFGEGRLPNKLCERILRRAGGNPLFIEEIVRSLIDLETLRRDGSDWRVAGGEATVDIPVGIEAMLLARIDRLPQEVRRLVHCAAVIGPSFDANLLRRIAAAPADVERGLELLCDTEIIEEAGSERSSQSYRFMQSLLHEAVYNNLLVKRRTEIHAAIAEALERRYGENPERFEELALLGHHFSQSTDRSKGARYLMEAGDRARQLCANEDAIRYYRQAMAALAALGEDRPEWFVARERIADLLEPTGERAAAEEHYRALLGYERVSADPVASARILRKLGHLRWEAGDREQAQANFSDAAVLLASGDAPVESASLLQERGHLAFRMGDYLAASKWADDALSRVGDLAREAGDETRREAALVTAEALNTKGVALARRGRRREAIAAVEESVGVAEAATLMQAACRGYTNLGVLYTIVDPKLAIDVCRRGLDMARRIGDLGFQARLLANLAVACCTFTDRCAAEGVPAAEKAIEIDRALDQRDHLPVSLLVLGQIYQCHDRPHEASRLYGEALDLARETSEAQVLFPCYDGLGALCLDAGDLEAAERYFTLARDICARHDLDPEALMILPFLD; encoded by the coding sequence ATGAACTGTCACGAATGCGGTTACGAAATACAAAGCGGTTTTGCGTTTTGCCCGAAGTGCGGAGCGAAACAGCAGAACCTGTGCCCCGGTTGTGGCTATTCCTGTCCGCCGCATTTCGCGTTTTGCCCGCAATGCGGCACCCAGATCAGTGCGTCGGCACCGTCGGAGCCTCGGTCTGCGCCAGCGCCGCGGCCTGACGTTGCCGCCACGGCGCCGCAGGTCGTCTCTCCGCCCCGTTCGAGCGCGGACAGTGGTGCCGATCGCCGCACGGTCACGATCGTTTTTGCTGATCTCTGCAGCTTCACCACCTTGGGCGAGCAGGTGGATCCGGAGATCTTGCAGGCGCTGCAGAACGAACTCTTCGAAGCGTTGACGGAGGCCGTCGAAGCCTTCGGCGGGTTCGTCGACAAGTTCATCGGGGACGCGTTGCTCGCCCTCTTCGGTGCACCGGTGGCGCATGAGGACGATCCGGAGCGAGCGCTTCGTGCGGCGTTGGAAATGGTGCGCCGGGCAGCGCTGGTGGGTGAACGCTGGCGCGAACGCATCGGTCTGCCACTGAACCTCCATATCGGCGTCAATACCGGGCCCGTCGTCACCGGCGCCTTCGGTGCGGGCGGCAGCAAATCCTATTCGGTCACAGGAGATACGGTGAACACCGCACAGCGGCTGCAGTCGATGGCCGGGCCGGATGAAATACTCGTGGGGCCGATGGCACACCGCCTTACGCGGCACGCCTTTGCCTATGAGACGCTCGGGGCGGTCACCCTGCGCGGCAAGGCCGGCAGCGTGCAGGTTCACCGCATGACCGGGGCGCTCGACATGCCGCGTGCGGCACGGGGGCTCGACGCGCTCGGCCTGAGCGCGCCGTTGATCGGGCGCGACAAGGAAATCGGGCGCTTGCGTGACTGTCTTGCGTTGGCCTGCGGCGGCACGGCGCAATTGGTGCGCCTGACCGGTGAAGCCGGGATCGGCAAGACACGTCTCGTCAACGACTTTCTCGCCGGCCTTGGCGAGGAAGCCGAGTTTGCGCACGTCGCCGTGCGGCGGGCAGGGTGTTCGCCACTCGGGGAACCCTCCTACGGAACCCTCGCCCGCGTCCTGCGCAGTGCTTATGGCATATCCTCGGCCGACACGCCGGAGCAGACGCAGGAGGGGCTGTCTCTCGGCCTCGCCGAAATCGGCTTTCCGGCGGACGAAATCGAACGGCTCATGCCGCTCTTCTTTCATATTCTCGGGATCGGCGATCGCGACGGGATGCTGCAGCACATCGCGCCCGAACAAGTTCGGCGACAGCTGTTCTCCGCCATCCGGGCCATCCTGGAGCGGCGCCTCGACCAGGCGCCGCTTCTCCTCGTCATCGAGGACCTGCACTGGGCGGATTCGGCTTCGCTCGAGGCGCTCCGCTTCGTGCTGGACAGGCTCGATCGCCGGCCGCTGATGCTCTTGACGACGCAGCGCCCGGATGCCGGTCCCGACATGCTGGCTCCCGGCCGCACCAGCATTACCGCCTTGCGTCTCGGCCCATTATCCGCGGCCGAGGGCCGACGCCTTCTGTCGGCCTTCTTCGGCGAAGGTCGTCTGCCCAACAAGTTATGTGAGCGGATCCTGCGCCGGGCCGGCGGCAACCCGCTGTTCATCGAGGAGATCGTTCGCAGTCTGATCGATCTGGAAACGCTGAGGCGCGACGGCTCCGATTGGCGCGTGGCCGGCGGGGAGGCGACGGTCGACATCCCCGTCGGCATCGAAGCGATGCTGCTGGCGAGAATCGACCGGTTGCCGCAGGAGGTACGCCGCCTGGTCCACTGTGCCGCCGTCATAGGCCCGAGCTTTGATGCGAACCTGCTGAGACGCATCGCCGCCGCGCCGGCCGATGTGGAGCGGGGCCTGGAACTGCTTTGCGACACGGAAATCATCGAGGAGGCGGGGAGCGAGCGATCGTCGCAATCTTACCGTTTCATGCAGTCGCTGCTTCACGAGGCCGTCTATAACAACCTGCTCGTGAAGCGGCGCACGGAGATTCACGCGGCCATCGCCGAGGCGCTCGAACGCCGCTACGGCGAAAACCCTGAGCGGTTCGAGGAACTGGCGCTGCTCGGCCACCATTTCAGCCAGTCGACAGACCGTAGCAAGGGTGCACGCTACCTCATGGAGGCCGGTGATCGAGCGCGCCAGCTCTGTGCCAACGAGGATGCCATCCGCTATTACCGGCAGGCCATGGCAGCGCTTGCGGCCTTGGGCGAAGACAGGCCGGAATGGTTCGTCGCCCGCGAGCGCATTGCGGATCTCCTGGAGCCGACCGGCGAGCGCGCCGCCGCGGAGGAGCATTATCGCGCGCTGCTCGGCTATGAGCGGGTCTCGGCCGATCCGGTTGCCTCCGCACGGATCCTTCGCAAGCTCGGCCATCTCCGCTGGGAGGCCGGCGATCGCGAGCAGGCGCAAGCGAATTTCAGCGATGCAGCCGTCCTCCTCGCAAGTGGGGATGCGCCTGTGGAGAGCGCTTCCCTTCTGCAGGAGCGCGGACATCTCGCCTTTCGGATGGGCGACTATCTCGCCGCTTCGAAATGGGCGGACGACGCGTTGAGCCGGGTCGGGGACCTGGCACGCGAAGCCGGCGATGAGACGCGGCGCGAGGCAGCCCTGGTAACTGCCGAGGCCTTGAACACCAAGGGTGTTGCGCTGGCACGTCGTGGCCGCAGGCGCGAGGCAATCGCCGCGGTCGAGGAGAGCGTTGGCGTTGCCGAGGCGGCCACCCTGATGCAGGCGGCCTGCCGCGGATACACGAATCTCGGCGTGCTCTACACGATCGTCGATCCGAAGCTGGCGATCGACGTCTGCCGACGCGGCCTGGATATGGCGCGGCGCATCGGCGATCTCGGTTTTCAGGCGCGGCTGCTCGCCAATCTCGCCGTAGCCTGCTGTACCTTCACCGACCGCTGCGCCGCCGAGGGCGTGCCCGCCGCTGAGAAGGCGATCGAAATCGACCGCGCTCTCGACCAGCGCGACCACCTTCCGGTGTCCCTGCTCGTGCTCGGGCAGATTTACCAGTGCCACGACCGTCCGCACGAGGCGAGCCGGCTTTATGGCGAGGCGCTCGACCTCGCCCGCGAAACGAGCGAAGCGCAGGTGCTTTTTCCGTGCTATGATGGTCTAGGAGCGCTCTGCCTTGATGCGGGAGATCTGGAGGCGGCCGAGCGCTATTTTACACTGGCTCGAGACATCTGCGCCCGTCACGATCTTGATCCTGAAGCATTGATGATACTGCCGTTTCTCGACTAG
- a CDS encoding carbohydrate ABC transporter permease: MTNNRSWIPYLLILPSVAFLALLFIVPLVQTIWLAFSDNGLPSSANAQRMMADINFTRSIKNTFLLTIAVVPVQLAIALAMGTMVAKVGRGRETILWVWTIPLGISDLAAGLVWLSILQNSGYFNSLLLGLGVIERQASWLSYQTPVALFFAIAVAEIWRGTAIVMVIIVAGLNQVPKEFKEAAEIFGAGPWTRFWRITLPLIRPALQSALILRTVLAFEVFAVVYALGGRNFPVLVGEAYNWQNQNQNYGVAAAYAVLIMIISLAATLIYLKAIKVDPERLP, from the coding sequence ATGACCAACAACCGATCCTGGATCCCCTATCTCCTGATTCTGCCGTCCGTCGCCTTCCTGGCGCTGCTCTTTATCGTACCGCTGGTGCAGACGATCTGGCTGGCGTTCTCGGACAATGGCCTGCCGTCGTCGGCGAATGCCCAGCGCATGATGGCCGACATCAACTTCACCCGTTCGATCAAGAATACCTTCCTGCTGACAATCGCGGTCGTGCCGGTTCAGCTCGCGATCGCACTTGCCATGGGCACCATGGTCGCCAAGGTCGGCCGCGGCCGCGAGACCATTCTCTGGGTCTGGACGATCCCGCTCGGCATCTCGGATCTCGCCGCCGGTCTCGTCTGGCTGTCGATCCTGCAGAACAGCGGCTATTTCAACTCGCTGCTCCTCGGGCTCGGCGTCATCGAGCGGCAGGCGAGCTGGCTCTCATACCAGACGCCCGTGGCGCTATTCTTTGCCATCGCGGTCGCCGAGATCTGGCGCGGCACGGCGATTGTCATGGTCATCATCGTCGCCGGCCTGAACCAGGTGCCGAAGGAGTTCAAGGAGGCCGCCGAGATCTTCGGCGCCGGGCCGTGGACGCGCTTCTGGCGCATTACGCTGCCGCTTATCCGGCCGGCGCTGCAATCGGCACTCATCCTGCGCACGGTGCTCGCCTTCGAGGTCTTCGCGGTCGTCTATGCGCTCGGCGGGCGCAATTTCCCGGTCCTCGTCGGTGAGGCCTACAATTGGCAGAACCAGAACCAGAACTATGGCGTCGCGGCGGCCTATGCCGTGCTGATCATGATCATCTCGCTCGCCGCCACGCTTATCTATCTGAAAGCGATCAAGGTCGATCCGGAGCGGCTGCCATGA
- a CDS encoding ABC transporter substrate-binding protein codes for MKRLMSLGIVASTVLAFASPVLAQTVFVSTQLRPIEEATIVREELLQDVGDVDYVVEEPPQFAVRMEAERQAGTRTVSLVGALHGELSPLADRDSLEPLDELAKKLAAGGMPQSLLDLGKLGKSTQQYIPWMQATYVMAAKKEALQYLPAGADVNTLTYDQLIEWGKKMQEATGQPQIGFPAGPKGLMARYFQGYFYPSFTGGVVRTFQSSDAAAAWEQLKALWAYVNPNSTNYDFMQEPLAAGEVMVAWDHVARLKNAISAAPDDYVVFPAPAGPKGRGYMPVVAGLAIPKGAPDKDGATKIIEHLAAPDVQLLTASRVGFFPTLNVKLPEDLDPGVALLAGAVTATQASKDALISLLPVGLGDKGGEFNKVYMDSFQRIVLQNEPVADVLKAQGQTLAKLMTDTKAPCWAPDAKSDGPCPVE; via the coding sequence ATGAAACGCCTGATGTCACTCGGAATTGTGGCCTCCACCGTGCTGGCTTTCGCCTCGCCGGTGCTCGCCCAGACGGTTTTTGTGTCCACGCAGCTTCGTCCGATCGAAGAGGCGACCATCGTTCGCGAGGAACTGCTGCAGGATGTCGGCGATGTCGACTACGTCGTCGAAGAGCCGCCGCAGTTCGCGGTGCGCATGGAGGCAGAGCGCCAGGCCGGCACCCGCACGGTCAGCCTCGTCGGTGCGCTGCATGGTGAGCTTTCGCCGCTTGCCGACAGGGACTCCCTTGAGCCGCTCGACGAGCTTGCCAAGAAGCTCGCGGCCGGCGGCATGCCGCAGTCTCTGCTCGATCTCGGCAAGCTCGGCAAATCGACCCAGCAATACATCCCGTGGATGCAGGCGACCTATGTCATGGCCGCCAAGAAGGAAGCCCTGCAATACCTGCCTGCCGGTGCCGACGTGAATACCCTCACCTATGACCAGCTCATCGAGTGGGGCAAGAAGATGCAGGAAGCGACCGGTCAGCCGCAGATCGGCTTCCCGGCCGGTCCGAAAGGCCTGATGGCGCGTTACTTCCAGGGCTATTTCTATCCGTCCTTTACCGGCGGGGTGGTGCGCACCTTCCAGAGTTCCGACGCGGCTGCTGCCTGGGAGCAGCTCAAGGCGCTCTGGGCCTATGTGAACCCGAATTCGACCAACTACGACTTCATGCAGGAACCGCTGGCCGCGGGCGAGGTCATGGTCGCCTGGGATCACGTCGCACGCCTGAAGAACGCTATCTCCGCAGCTCCGGACGATTACGTCGTATTCCCGGCACCGGCCGGCCCGAAGGGCCGCGGTTACATGCCGGTCGTCGCCGGTCTCGCGATCCCGAAAGGAGCGCCGGACAAGGATGGCGCCACGAAGATCATCGAGCATCTTGCGGCGCCGGACGTCCAGCTCCTCACCGCATCGCGGGTCGGCTTCTTCCCGACGCTCAACGTAAAGCTGCCTGAAGACCTGGATCCGGGTGTCGCGCTACTCGCCGGTGCCGTGACGGCCACGCAGGCCTCCAAGGATGCGCTGATCTCGCTTCTGCCGGTCGGCCTCGGCGACAAGGGTGGCGAATTCAACAAGGTCTACATGGACAGCTTCCAGCGCATCGTGCTGCAGAATGAGCCGGTCGCCGACGTGCTCAAGGCGCAGGGCCAGACATTGGCCAAACTGATGACCGACACCAAGGCACCCTGCTGGGCACCGGACGCCAAGAGCGACGGCCCCTGCCCGGTCGAATAA
- a CDS encoding carbohydrate ABC transporter permease, which translates to MSAQITSTANPEGFVSSRRWLLWSGIAALCAWVLVPIYLVALGALGGRQGVYQWPKTGLPTGISLDPFILFLKTEGVLQSFLNSLGAAGITVALSILLGAPAGYALARYNFHGKDSYRLLVLLTRAFPLAILALPLTVSFIKLGLYDTIIGVGLIHTVLALPFAALVTQGIFMGVPRELEEAAWVFGCTRVQAFFKIVAPLALPGIVATAVFAFVISWNEVFAASVLTVRNRTLTAYLLTVLSESPMHYRFAGGLMLILPSVVFIFAVRRYLFAIWGISSK; encoded by the coding sequence ATGAGTGCGCAAATCACGAGTACAGCGAACCCCGAAGGCTTCGTATCCTCCCGCCGCTGGCTTCTGTGGAGCGGTATCGCAGCGCTCTGTGCCTGGGTCCTGGTGCCGATTTACCTCGTGGCCCTCGGTGCGCTTGGCGGCCGTCAGGGGGTCTATCAGTGGCCGAAGACCGGTCTGCCGACCGGCATCTCGCTCGACCCGTTCATCCTGTTCCTGAAGACCGAGGGCGTGCTGCAGTCCTTCCTGAATTCGCTGGGAGCGGCCGGGATTACCGTGGCGCTTTCCATCCTGCTCGGCGCACCGGCCGGCTACGCGCTCGCGCGCTACAACTTCCATGGCAAGGACAGCTACCGTCTGCTGGTGCTGCTCACCCGCGCTTTCCCGCTGGCGATCCTGGCACTGCCCCTCACCGTTTCCTTCATCAAGCTCGGCCTCTACGACACGATCATCGGCGTCGGCCTGATCCACACGGTGCTCGCCCTGCCGTTTGCCGCACTCGTGACGCAGGGCATCTTCATGGGCGTGCCAAGGGAACTGGAGGAAGCCGCCTGGGTGTTCGGGTGCACCCGCGTCCAGGCTTTCTTCAAGATCGTCGCGCCGCTGGCACTGCCCGGCATCGTCGCAACGGCAGTCTTCGCCTTCGTCATTTCCTGGAACGAGGTGTTCGCGGCCTCGGTGCTGACGGTCCGCAACCGCACGCTGACGGCCTATCTGCTGACGGTCCTATCCGAAAGCCCGATGCACTACCGCTTCGCCGGCGGCCTGATGCTCATCCTTCCCTCGGTTGTCTTCATTTTCGCGGTGAGGCGCTACCTCTTCGCGATCTGGGGCATTTCCTCCAAGTAA
- a CDS encoding MGH1-like glycoside hydrolase domain-containing protein: MNVHIDQAKQILVANDRGGYTVPTDRLYPFQWNWDSAFVAMGFALYDTDRAYRELERLVEGQWADGMIPHIVFHQPSDTYFPGPSVWRTKHAVPTSGITQPPVFAIALRKLHEVAGRQAEARTLPLYEAALKWHRWWYRARDPEGSGLVALLHPWESGSDNSPAWDIALARVPTTTDTPVVRKDTGHVNAEMRPRDEDYKRFIHLVDAYAACGWDPAKQWKKAPFKIAEIQTTAILLKAGEDLEHLAGLFGRTEDAAEIAGFNDRTRKAILSQWRPKLSRFVSRDLISGDDVEAATQAGFIPLLSLDLDAGIADALVTEMKAWSKGLKVAFPTTKPGIAAWEPKRYWRGPAWAIINWLLIDGLKRNGHPDAAEELRKSTITAIETEGFAEYFDPVTGEGCGGLGFSWTAAAYMWLTKAASTAARVQ; the protein is encoded by the coding sequence ATGAACGTGCATATCGACCAGGCCAAGCAGATTCTCGTCGCGAACGATCGCGGCGGTTATACCGTGCCGACCGACCGGCTCTATCCCTTTCAGTGGAACTGGGATTCCGCTTTCGTCGCTATGGGCTTCGCGCTCTACGACACCGACCGCGCCTACCGCGAGTTGGAACGCCTGGTGGAGGGGCAATGGGCGGACGGCATGATTCCGCACATCGTCTTCCACCAGCCGAGCGACACCTACTTCCCGGGCCCGAGCGTCTGGCGTACGAAACATGCGGTCCCGACCTCCGGCATCACCCAGCCGCCGGTGTTCGCGATTGCGCTGCGCAAGCTCCATGAGGTCGCAGGCAGACAAGCGGAGGCGCGCACTCTGCCGCTCTACGAGGCGGCGCTGAAATGGCACCGCTGGTGGTACAGGGCACGCGATCCGGAAGGGTCCGGCCTTGTCGCGCTGCTTCACCCCTGGGAAAGCGGAAGCGATAATTCGCCGGCCTGGGACATCGCGCTCGCCCGCGTACCGACCACCACCGACACGCCCGTGGTTCGCAAGGATACCGGCCATGTGAATGCTGAAATGCGGCCGCGCGACGAGGACTACAAGCGGTTCATCCATCTTGTCGACGCCTATGCCGCCTGCGGCTGGGATCCGGCAAAACAATGGAAGAAGGCGCCGTTCAAGATCGCCGAGATCCAGACGACTGCGATTCTGCTGAAAGCCGGCGAAGACCTCGAGCATCTTGCCGGCTTGTTCGGCAGGACGGAAGACGCGGCCGAGATCGCCGGCTTCAACGACCGCACCCGCAAGGCCATTCTGTCCCAGTGGCGGCCGAAGCTATCGCGCTTCGTTTCCCGTGACCTGATCTCGGGCGACGATGTGGAAGCCGCGACACAGGCGGGCTTCATCCCTCTTCTTTCGCTCGATCTCGACGCCGGGATTGCCGACGCGCTGGTGACCGAGATGAAGGCATGGTCCAAGGGCCTCAAGGTCGCTTTCCCGACCACAAAGCCGGGCATTGCAGCCTGGGAACCGAAGCGCTACTGGCGTGGCCCGGCCTGGGCCATCATCAACTGGCTGCTGATCGATGGGCTGAAGCGCAACGGCCATCCGGACGCAGCGGAAGAGCTCAGGAAGTCGACGATTACGGCAATCGAGACGGAAGGTTTCGCCGAATATTTCGACCCGGTAACCGGAGAGGGCTGCGGCGGCCTGGGTTTTTCGTGGACGGCTGCCGCCTATATGTGGCTGACGAAAGCTGCATCTACAGCGGCGCGCGTCCAATAA
- a CDS encoding peroxiredoxin-like family protein: MVEYQSTGPLQPGDRAPNVVLDAITREGKIAIDDFRGHKPVLVGLFRGLHCPFCRRHIAAMAQLKGALNEKGVESLTVVNTPIERARLYFRYHPLPNLLAAADPERISHRAFGLPNLEFTENEDDWPRKVGMQTAMSMRIDMPEELPEPMDPFAASEYLDKKDDYEMTDEDNRMVATGMGQMVGQFLLDRDGVVRWCFTEMTPDGRNMFRAPAPDEVMSAASQVAH, translated from the coding sequence ATGGTCGAATATCAAAGCACAGGGCCATTGCAGCCGGGAGATCGCGCGCCGAATGTCGTGCTCGACGCGATCACGCGGGAAGGCAAGATCGCCATTGATGATTTTCGTGGCCACAAGCCGGTCCTGGTGGGCCTGTTTCGAGGTCTGCATTGTCCGTTTTGCCGCCGGCATATCGCCGCCATGGCGCAGCTCAAGGGCGCATTGAACGAAAAAGGCGTCGAAAGCCTGACGGTCGTAAATACGCCGATCGAGCGGGCGCGGCTCTACTTCCGCTACCATCCTCTGCCGAACCTTCTCGCCGCGGCCGATCCCGAACGGATTTCGCACCGTGCCTTCGGTCTGCCGAACCTGGAGTTCACAGAGAACGAAGACGATTGGCCCCGCAAGGTCGGTATGCAGACCGCGATGTCGATGCGCATCGACATGCCCGAGGAGTTGCCGGAGCCGATGGACCCGTTCGCCGCGTCCGAATATCTCGACAAGAAGGACGACTACGAGATGACGGACGAAGACAACCGGATGGTCGCCACGGGCATGGGCCAGATGGTCGGACAGTTCCTGCTCGACCGCGACGGCGTGGTGCGCTGGTGCTTCACCGAGATGACACCTGACGGCCGCAACATGTTCCGGGCGCCGGCGCCCGACGAGGTGATGTCGGCGGCATCGCAGGTGGCGCACTGA
- a CDS encoding ABC transporter ATP-binding protein, whose amino-acid sequence MANIVIDRIRKSFGTFEALKEVSLTINDGEFVSLLGPSGCGKTTLLRIIAGLETATSGDVLIGGKSVIGLPPKERGLAMVFQNYAVFPHMTVYENVAFGLRMQKADDARVKAQVEKAAGLLHIEQYLDRYPNKLSGGQRQRVAVARALAVEPKVLLMDEPLSNLDALLRLEMRTELKTVLQSAGTTTIYVTHDQTEAMGLSDRIAVMHNGVVEQVGTPVDVYNYPATRFVGGFIGNPPMNFIKVPVTNGQVAAGSEPLTAPKDSGNEVILGLRGEAVQLAPLPAGMEMKVRVAEPMGSHLLLTGSIHDQPVRVILPSSETVRSGDVIGLKLDPNRITWLSPDSGRSIPAATA is encoded by the coding sequence ATGGCCAACATTGTCATTGACCGCATCCGCAAGAGTTTCGGGACCTTCGAGGCCCTGAAGGAGGTCTCGCTGACGATCAACGACGGCGAATTCGTCTCGCTGCTCGGTCCTTCCGGCTGCGGCAAGACCACGCTTCTGCGCATCATCGCAGGACTGGAAACCGCCACGTCCGGCGATGTCCTGATCGGCGGCAAGTCCGTGATCGGTCTGCCGCCCAAGGAGCGTGGCCTGGCGATGGTTTTCCAGAACTACGCCGTCTTCCCGCATATGACGGTCTACGAGAACGTCGCCTTCGGCCTGCGGATGCAGAAGGCCGATGATGCGCGGGTGAAGGCGCAGGTCGAGAAGGCGGCGGGCCTGCTCCACATCGAGCAATATCTCGACCGCTATCCGAACAAGCTCTCGGGCGGCCAGCGCCAGCGCGTCGCGGTCGCTCGCGCGCTGGCGGTCGAGCCCAAGGTTCTGCTGATGGACGAGCCGCTTTCCAACCTCGACGCGCTGCTGCGGCTCGAAATGCGCACCGAGCTCAAGACAGTGCTGCAATCGGCAGGCACCACGACGATCTACGTCACCCATGACCAGACGGAGGCCATGGGGCTGTCGGACCGCATCGCCGTCATGCACAACGGTGTGGTTGAACAGGTCGGCACGCCGGTCGACGTCTACAACTACCCAGCGACGCGCTTCGTCGGCGGCTTCATCGGCAACCCGCCGATGAATTTCATCAAGGTGCCGGTTACCAACGGCCAGGTGGCCGCCGGCAGCGAGCCGCTTACGGCACCCAAGGACAGCGGCAATGAAGTGATCCTCGGCCTGCGCGGCGAGGCCGTCCAACTGGCGCCTCTGCCCGCTGGGATGGAGATGAAGGTTCGCGTCGCCGAACCGATGGGATCGCATTTGCTGCTGACCGGCTCGATCCACGACCAGCCGGTGCGCGTCATCCTGCCATCTTCCGAGACCGTCAGGAGCGGTGACGTCATCGGCCTCAAGCTCGACCCGAACCGTATTACCTGGCTTTCACCCGACAGCGGCAGGTCCATTCCGGCCGCAACGGCCTGA